TTTGCAAAGGATTTCAGGCAAAGCCCTGAGTTTTGAAGGACTTAAGCCTTCGTAGTAGTGGAAACGACCATTTGCTACAATAATGCGCAAATTGTTACCTTCAAATATTTCAAAATAGCCTTTATGAGAAGAAGTTGTAGGTTTTGGCAAATCAAACTCACTGTAATCTATCTGCTTTTTCTTTGTAAATGATTTTAAATCGAATTTTATACCAGTACCTGTTATGATACAAATATCAGACTTTCCAAGCTTACTTTCCATATAACTGCCTTATGCTTTGAGGTAGTTTTATAGGCTTTGAGTCTTTTATAAGGGCAGACAAAATATCTATCGTTGCGCGTATTTCTTTATTTACAAGCAAATTAAACTTTAATGTCAAACTGGCATTTTTAACTTCAGAAACCTCAACATCTACCTCAACATATTCTCCTAAATATATAGGCTTTTTGTAGTATGCATTAACGCGGCTAACTACAAGCAAAACCCCTTCATTGTGAAGTTTAAACAAATCTATGCCATTTTGTAAAAAATACTCTTGTTTTGCGCGCTCGCATAATTTTAAGTAATTCGCATAATAAACAACACCACCTGCATCCGTATCATCATAGTAAATACGCGTTTTGTAGCTAATCATTTTGTAACCTTTCTTTTGTATATTTTTTGCCAAGCTCAACACCTGGCTGATCAAATGGGTTTATTTTCCAGAACTCTCCAACTTTTGCTGTTGTAATCATGAGAGAACAAAAAAATGCACCTAAAGTAAACTCGTCTATTTTTTCAAGAAAAATCTCGGCGGTTGGCACATTTGACTCATCAAGGGCTTTTTTTGTTGATTGTTTTTCAATCTCCATAATTTTTGCAATGGATTTGCCTTTTAAATAGCTAAATGGCTCGTAAGCTTGTTCAATTATGTAATCAACATCTGAGATTGTATCCAAAAATACAATAAGCTTATCTTTTATGCCTTCCTGATAAAGTTGCAACTGGGAATGCTGATCTGTTGTGCCAAGCGCTTTTATGGGGGTTTGGCCAAGATTATTTTTGCCAAGGCTTTCTGCCCAAAGCTGTCTAAACCAATCTGCAACTAAAAAAAGCCTATCTTTATAGGCAAACATAACTAATACTTTGCATCTATCGTACGTACTTACAACAAGGTTTGCCAAATCTATAGGAAACCCCCACTTATCGCGTGTTTTTCTTACAGCTTCTTTTGCCCCTTCAATGTAGGATGCTATATCAAAACCAAAAAAAGCCATGGGTAAAAGTGCAACACTTGTAAATGCGCTGTAGCGACCGCCTACTTCTTTTGGTATATCAAATATTTTGTAGTTGTTTTGCATGCCAAATTTTCTCAAAAAAGTATCAGTGTTGTCTGTGCTTATTACAATATTTGCATTTTTAACATGTTGTTTTATGACAAATAATTGCGATAGGGTTTCTATGGTAGATCCAGATTTTGACACAACATGAAAAACAGTATCGGCTGGGTCAAGCTCCAATACCGTTTTTAGTCTTTGTGGGTCAATATTATCCAGACAAAAATATCTTTTATCTGGTTTTTCTTTTTGTAAAAAAGAAATGGCGGCGCTTGCTGCCA
This sequence is a window from Desulfurella sp.. Protein-coding genes within it:
- a CDS encoding thioesterase family protein; protein product: MISYKTRIYYDDTDAGGVVYYANYLKLCERAKQEYFLQNGIDLFKLHNEGVLLVVSRVNAYYKKPIYLGEYVEVDVEVSEVKNASLTLKFNLLVNKEIRATIDILSALIKDSKPIKLPQSIRQLYGK